The following are encoded together in the Zingiber officinale cultivar Zhangliang chromosome 8A, Zo_v1.1, whole genome shotgun sequence genome:
- the LOC122008448 gene encoding protein ETHYLENE-INSENSITIVE 2-like isoform X3 yields MSMASFPALGPAFVISMGYVDLGKWLAAVDGGVRFGNDLMLLVLFFNFTAILCQYLATCVGIVTEKNLAEICRDEYSGTTCMILGVQAELSLIISDLTMILGVAQGFNLLFGVDLFACAWSAAAGSIILPLLTHPLNDRKAGLMCEIISGMALVFYVLGVLISQPEIPLAKNIMFPKLSGESAYSLMALLGANIMVHNFYVHSSVVQQQQKRFLNVPVGALLHEHFFGIMFIFTGISLVNYVLMNSAASVFGSTDIDLNFHDVCLLMDQIFRIPIAPIAVLLLLFSSQIGALAWNTDGPQILHYSFGANVSVWVRRLLLKTSSVIPALCCAKIGGTEGIYKFLIFCQVIQAMLLPSSAIPLFRVASSRSIMGEYKMAWYLDIMSLLAFLLMLASNIFFINEMLFGNSISINSLKENTRFGGTITYAAILLVACASILFTLYLAATPLKSASDFPDLGTLVSLKDELPEETEDTTSIRDEIKATENQLSLEPLAENTLQYTDISFSESILEQSDAAMDSDNDPCQIIDSTAASNTTFDSDHDCHQHIHFSGSSNTFIAPIFQPEVSKSIDVEDLESVSGTSTNTLLDTAIKEKHEFETDKEDLALEVAIATVMEKDETLDTKDSVGELLVPISESLPHLTSEDSECCNAATVKISEESTGSVNLSKLSGLGRATRRQFAAILDEFWGQFFDFHGKPTPEAVGQKYDSLLGLDSKGVRSAKGDIGTEPSINFHKDVDRITIFPPNPMEYNSHKMKISASGDLSYGSQVGSSTWSRNLQAKTHFLNSAGNLPEPNERRYSSLYLPQYSDNHDYQPATIHGYQIASYLKEIGATRNPFSSNVAPESPRVTKSSLKVPPGFGDSVPYSDRQTGLNSLAPSSLQSPTASRVSRMQVEGNYFNPSLVEPIGNADTSAYEKKYHSSPDISALIAASRNYYLNESKLGGPIGSRPSVSRMMTSQQHQYLNPISRTAVSSPFNEFYPPNLQRDALPPQSNLSSGSKSLWSMQPYEQFFGTPTREYNLGGRTVPDKPGSASQEVFPCAEVERRLLQSLRSCILKLLKLENSDWLFRLNDGCDEELIYQVATTEKNMCKVVEMNHLDSSELRHLSPERKLNSVQRNEEADISCTLSLPNCGDGCIWRTSLLVSFGVWCIHRILDLSLVESRPELWGKYTYVLNRLQGILDLAFSKPRSTLNTCSCLDVPLEVAEPSDSLMLSKMISGSFTTAAMILDIIKEVEISVSGRKGRTGTAAGDVAFPKGKENLASVLKRYKRRLSNKSAGAQEVSLPRKIHTAPVL; encoded by the exons ATGTCCATGGCATCTTTCCCTGCTCTTGGTCCTGCATTTGTCATTTCTATGGGATATGTAGACCTTGGAAAATGGTTGGCAGCTGTGGATGGAGGAGTCCGATTTGGAAATGACCTGATGTTATTAGTTCTGTTTTTCAACTTTACTGCCATTCTGTGTCAGTATCTCGCAACTTGTGTTGGCATTGTCACCGAAAAAAATCTTGCAgag ATATGCAGAGATGAATATTCAGGAACAACCTGTATGATATTGGGAGTTCAAGCAGAGCTATCCCTGATTATTTCTGATTTAACTATG ATTCTGGGAGTAGCACAAGGTTTCAATCTTCTGTTTGGTGTTGACTTATTTGCATGTGCCTGGTCAGCTGCAGCTGGCTCTATTATTTTGCCCCTTTTGACACATCCTTTg AATGATCGGAAGGCTGGACTTATGTGTGAAATTATATCTGGTATGGCTTTGGTTTTCTATGTGCTTGGGGTACTAATCAGTCAACCAGAAATTCCTCTTGCAAAGAATATTATGTTTCCGAAATTGAGTGGAGAGAGTGCATACTCTCTTATGGCTCTTCTTGGTGCGAATATAATGGTGCATAATTTTTATGTTCACTCTTCAGTTGTTCAG CAGCAGCAAAAGAGATTCTTAAATGTTCCTGTGGGTGCTTTACTTCATGAGCATTTTTTTGGAATAATGTTCATCTTCACTGGCATATCTTTGGTTAATTATGTGCTGATGAACTCGGCTGCATCTGTTTTCGGAAGCACAGACATAGATCTCAACTTTCATGATGTGTGTCTGCTGATGGATCAG ATTTTTAGGATTCCAATAGCACCTATAGCAGTATTGCTGCTCCTATTCTCTAGTCAGATTGGAGCTTTGGCTTGGAATACAGATGGACCTCAAATCTTGCATTATTCTTTTGGTGCCAATGTTTCTGTTTGGGTTCGTCGTCTTTTATTGAAAACCTCCTCTGTGATTCCTGCTCTTTGCTGTGCAAAAATTGGAGGCACTGAAGGGATATATAAATTTCTTATTTTTTGTCAAGTTATACAGGCTATGCTTCTTCCATCTTCAGCAATTCCACTTTTTAGAGTAGCATCTTCGAGATCAATAATGGGAGAATACAAAATGGCATGGTATCTGGACATAATGTCTCTGTTGGCATTTCTTCTAATGCTGGCTTCGAATATATTCTTCATCAATGAAATGTTGTTTGGAAATAGTATCTCGATAAACAGCCTCAAGGAAAATACAAGATTTGGTGGAACTATCACATATGCTGCCATTCTTCTTGTTGCTTGTGCTTCAATACTTTTTACACTATACCTAGCAGCTACGCCTCTCAAATCTGCAAGTGATTTTCCAGATTTAGGAACTTTGGTTTCGCTGAAGGATGAACTACCCGAGGAAACAGAAGATACTACTTCTATCAGAGATGAGATTAAAGCTACTGAAAATCAGCTTTCACTGGAACCTCTTGCGGAGAATACTCTGCAGTATACTGATATATCATTTTCAGAATCTATACTCGAACAATCTGATGCAGCTATGGATTCTGATAATGATCCTTGTCAAATTATTGACAGTACTGCTGCTTCTAACACAACTTTTGATTCTGATCATGATTGCCATCAACATATTCATTTTTCTGGCTCGTCTAATACCTTTATTGCGCCAATATTTCAACCTGAAGTATCAAAGTCTATTGATGTAGAAGACTTGGAAAGTGTGAGTGGCACATCCACCAATACCTTGTTAGATACTgctattaaagaaaaacatgaattTGAAACCGACAAGGAAGATTTGGCATTAGAAGTAGCTATTGCCACTGTGATGGAAAAAGATGAGACATTGGATACTAAGGATTCTGTAGGCGAGCTGTTGGTGCCCATAAGCGAATCGTTGCCTCATTTGACATCTGAGGATTCTGAATGTTGTAACGCTGCTACTGTAAAAATTTCAGAGGAGAGTACTGGCAGTGTAAACTTATCAAAGTTGTCTGGATTAGGCCGTGCTACTAGAAGGCAATTTGCTGCCATATTGGATGAGTTCTGGGGTCAATTTTTTGATTTCCACGGGAAACCAACACCAGAAGCTGTTGGGCAAAAGTATGATTCTTTGTTGGGATTAGACTCGAAAGGTGTTAGATCTGCAAAAGGTGATATAGGAACAGAGCCATCCATTAATTTTCATAAAGATGTTGATAGAATAACAATTTTCCCACCCAACCCGATGGAATATAACTCTCATAAGATGAAAATCTCGGCCAGTGGAGATTTATCCtatggatctcaggtgggctcTTCAACTTGGTCTCGGAACTTGCAAGCGAAAACACATTTTCTAAACTCAGCTGGTAACCTACCTGAGCCAAATGAAAGACGTTATTCTAGTTTATATCTGCCACAATACTCAGACAACCATGATTATCAGCCGGCTACAATCCATGGATACCAGATAGCATCTTATCTAAAGGAAATTGGTGCGACGCGAAATCCTTTTTCTTCAAATGTGGCACCTGAATCTCCGAGAGTTACTAAATCTTCTCTGAAAGTTCCTCCAGGGTTTGGGGATTCAGTTCCATACAGCGATAGACAAACTGGACTGAATTCACTTGCACCTTCTAGTTTGCAAAGCCCAACAGCATCTCGAGTTAGTAGAATGCAGGTGGAAGGAAATTATTTCAACCCTTCTTTGGTTGAACCTATAGGAAATGCTGACACGTCTGCCTATGAAAAGAAATATCATAGTTCTCCAGACATTTCTGCTCTTATCGCTGCTAGCAGGAACTATTACTTGAATGAGTCGAAGTTGGGTGGTCCTATTGGTTCCAGACCATCTGTTAGTAGGATGATGACTAGCCAGCAGCACCAGTATTTGAATCCCATCTCCAGAACGGCAGTTTCATCACCATTCAATGAGTTCTACCCACCCAATCTCCAGAGAGATGCACTCCCTCCTCAATCAAATTTGAGTTCAGGCAGCAAATCCCTTTGGTCTATGCAACCATATGAACAATTCTTTGGTACGCCAACCAGGGAATACAATCTAGGGGGACGAACAGTCCCTGACAAACCTGGCAGCGCTTCCCAAGAAGTTTTCCCTTGTGCTGAGGTAGAACGCAGGTTGTTACAATCTCTTCGATCATGTATCTTGAAGCTCCTGAAATTGGAAAACTCAGATTGGCTTTTCAGACTAAATGATGGATGTGACGAGGAACTAATTTATCAAGTTGCTACAACTGAGAAGAATATGTGCAAAGTGGTTGAGATGAATCATTTGGATTCTAGTGAACTTCGCCACTTGTCCCCTGAACGAAAGCTTAATTCAGTTCAGAGGAATGAGGAGGCAGACATCTCTTGCACTTTGTCGCTGCCTAATTGTGGAGATGGTTGTATATGGCGCACATCCCTTCTTGTGAGTTTTGGAGTGTGGTGCATTCATCGGATATTGGATCTGTCCCTTGTTGAAAGCCGGCCAGAGTTGTGGGGTAAATACACTTACGTGCTCAATCGTCTTCAG GGGATTCTTGATCTTGCATTTTCCAAACCCCGTTCTACGCTCAACACTTGCTCGTGTCTTGATGTACCACTGGAAGTTGCTGAGCCTTCCGACTCTCTTATGCTGTCAAAAATGATAAGTGGATCCTTCACAACTGCAGCTATGATTCTTGATATTATCAAAGAAGTTGAAATTTCAGTCTCGGGCCGAAAGGGTCGGACGGGCACAGCAGCAGGCGACGTTGCATTTCCCAAGGGGAAGGAGAACTTGGCATCTGTGCTGAAGCGTTACAAGCGCCGGCTCTCAAACAAGAGCGCCGGAGCACAGGAAGTTTCATTGCCCCGCAAGATTCATACGGCTCCAGTGCTATAA
- the LOC122008448 gene encoding protein ETHYLENE-INSENSITIVE 2-like isoform X4, with the protein MSMASFPALGPAFVISMGYVDLGKWLAAVDGGVRFGNDLMLLVLFFNFTAILCQYLATCVGIVTEKNLAEICRDEYSGTTCMILGVQAELSLIISDLTMILGVAQGFNLLFGVDLFACAWSAAAGSIILPLLTHPLNDRKAGLMCEIISGMALVFYVLGVLISQPEIPLAKNIMFPKLSGESAYSLMALLGANIMVHNFYVHSSVVQQQKRFLNVPVGALLHEHFFGIMFIFTGISLVNYVLMNSAASVFGSTDIDLNFHDVCLLMDQIFRIPIAPIAVLLLLFSSQIGALAWNTDGPQILHYSFGANVSVWVRRLLLKTSSVIPALCCAKIGGTEGIYKFLIFCQVIQAMLLPSSAIPLFRVASSRSIMGEYKMAWYLDIMSLLAFLLMLASNIFFINEMLFGNSISINSLKENTRFGGTITYAAILLVACASILFTLYLAATPLKSASDFPDLGTLVSLKDELPEETEDTTSIRDEIKATENQLSLEPLAENTLQYTDISFSESILEQSDAAMDSDNDPCQIIDSTAASNTTFDSDHDCHQHIHFSGSSNTFIAPIFQPEVSKSIDVEDLESVSGTSTNTLLDTAIKEKHEFETDKEDLALEVAIATVMEKDETLDTKDSVGELLVPISESLPHLTSEDSECCNAATVKISEESTGSVNLSKLSGLGRATRRQFAAILDEFWGQFFDFHGKPTPEAVGQKYDSLLGLDSKGVRSAKGDIGTEPSINFHKDVDRITIFPPNPMEYNSHKMKISASGDLSYGSQVGSSTWSRNLQAKTHFLNSAGNLPEPNERRYSSLYLPQYSDNHDYQPATIHGYQIASYLKEIGATRNPFSSNVAPESPRVTKSSLKVPPGFGDSVPYSDRQTGLNSLAPSSLQSPTASRVSRMQVEGNYFNPSLVEPIGNADTSAYEKKYHSSPDISALIAASRNYYLNESKLGGPIGSRPSVSRMMTSQQHQYLNPISRTAVSSPFNEFYPPNLQRDALPPQSNLSSGSKSLWSMQPYEQFFGTPTREYNLGGRTVPDKPGSASQEVFPCAEVERRLLQSLRSCILKLLKLENSDWLFRLNDGCDEELIYQVATTEKNMCKVVEMNHLDSSELRHLSPERKLNSVQRNEEADISCTLSLPNCGDGCIWRTSLLVSFGVWCIHRILDLSLVESRPELWGKYTYVLNRLQGILDLAFSKPRSTLNTCSCLDVPLEVAEPSDSLMLSKMISGSFTTAAMILDIIKEVEISVSGRKGRTGTAAGDVAFPKGKENLASVLKRYKRRLSNKSAGAQEVSLPRKIHTAPVL; encoded by the exons ATGTCCATGGCATCTTTCCCTGCTCTTGGTCCTGCATTTGTCATTTCTATGGGATATGTAGACCTTGGAAAATGGTTGGCAGCTGTGGATGGAGGAGTCCGATTTGGAAATGACCTGATGTTATTAGTTCTGTTTTTCAACTTTACTGCCATTCTGTGTCAGTATCTCGCAACTTGTGTTGGCATTGTCACCGAAAAAAATCTTGCAgag ATATGCAGAGATGAATATTCAGGAACAACCTGTATGATATTGGGAGTTCAAGCAGAGCTATCCCTGATTATTTCTGATTTAACTATG ATTCTGGGAGTAGCACAAGGTTTCAATCTTCTGTTTGGTGTTGACTTATTTGCATGTGCCTGGTCAGCTGCAGCTGGCTCTATTATTTTGCCCCTTTTGACACATCCTTTg AATGATCGGAAGGCTGGACTTATGTGTGAAATTATATCTGGTATGGCTTTGGTTTTCTATGTGCTTGGGGTACTAATCAGTCAACCAGAAATTCCTCTTGCAAAGAATATTATGTTTCCGAAATTGAGTGGAGAGAGTGCATACTCTCTTATGGCTCTTCTTGGTGCGAATATAATGGTGCATAATTTTTATGTTCACTCTTCAGTTGTTCAG CAGCAAAAGAGATTCTTAAATGTTCCTGTGGGTGCTTTACTTCATGAGCATTTTTTTGGAATAATGTTCATCTTCACTGGCATATCTTTGGTTAATTATGTGCTGATGAACTCGGCTGCATCTGTTTTCGGAAGCACAGACATAGATCTCAACTTTCATGATGTGTGTCTGCTGATGGATCAG ATTTTTAGGATTCCAATAGCACCTATAGCAGTATTGCTGCTCCTATTCTCTAGTCAGATTGGAGCTTTGGCTTGGAATACAGATGGACCTCAAATCTTGCATTATTCTTTTGGTGCCAATGTTTCTGTTTGGGTTCGTCGTCTTTTATTGAAAACCTCCTCTGTGATTCCTGCTCTTTGCTGTGCAAAAATTGGAGGCACTGAAGGGATATATAAATTTCTTATTTTTTGTCAAGTTATACAGGCTATGCTTCTTCCATCTTCAGCAATTCCACTTTTTAGAGTAGCATCTTCGAGATCAATAATGGGAGAATACAAAATGGCATGGTATCTGGACATAATGTCTCTGTTGGCATTTCTTCTAATGCTGGCTTCGAATATATTCTTCATCAATGAAATGTTGTTTGGAAATAGTATCTCGATAAACAGCCTCAAGGAAAATACAAGATTTGGTGGAACTATCACATATGCTGCCATTCTTCTTGTTGCTTGTGCTTCAATACTTTTTACACTATACCTAGCAGCTACGCCTCTCAAATCTGCAAGTGATTTTCCAGATTTAGGAACTTTGGTTTCGCTGAAGGATGAACTACCCGAGGAAACAGAAGATACTACTTCTATCAGAGATGAGATTAAAGCTACTGAAAATCAGCTTTCACTGGAACCTCTTGCGGAGAATACTCTGCAGTATACTGATATATCATTTTCAGAATCTATACTCGAACAATCTGATGCAGCTATGGATTCTGATAATGATCCTTGTCAAATTATTGACAGTACTGCTGCTTCTAACACAACTTTTGATTCTGATCATGATTGCCATCAACATATTCATTTTTCTGGCTCGTCTAATACCTTTATTGCGCCAATATTTCAACCTGAAGTATCAAAGTCTATTGATGTAGAAGACTTGGAAAGTGTGAGTGGCACATCCACCAATACCTTGTTAGATACTgctattaaagaaaaacatgaattTGAAACCGACAAGGAAGATTTGGCATTAGAAGTAGCTATTGCCACTGTGATGGAAAAAGATGAGACATTGGATACTAAGGATTCTGTAGGCGAGCTGTTGGTGCCCATAAGCGAATCGTTGCCTCATTTGACATCTGAGGATTCTGAATGTTGTAACGCTGCTACTGTAAAAATTTCAGAGGAGAGTACTGGCAGTGTAAACTTATCAAAGTTGTCTGGATTAGGCCGTGCTACTAGAAGGCAATTTGCTGCCATATTGGATGAGTTCTGGGGTCAATTTTTTGATTTCCACGGGAAACCAACACCAGAAGCTGTTGGGCAAAAGTATGATTCTTTGTTGGGATTAGACTCGAAAGGTGTTAGATCTGCAAAAGGTGATATAGGAACAGAGCCATCCATTAATTTTCATAAAGATGTTGATAGAATAACAATTTTCCCACCCAACCCGATGGAATATAACTCTCATAAGATGAAAATCTCGGCCAGTGGAGATTTATCCtatggatctcaggtgggctcTTCAACTTGGTCTCGGAACTTGCAAGCGAAAACACATTTTCTAAACTCAGCTGGTAACCTACCTGAGCCAAATGAAAGACGTTATTCTAGTTTATATCTGCCACAATACTCAGACAACCATGATTATCAGCCGGCTACAATCCATGGATACCAGATAGCATCTTATCTAAAGGAAATTGGTGCGACGCGAAATCCTTTTTCTTCAAATGTGGCACCTGAATCTCCGAGAGTTACTAAATCTTCTCTGAAAGTTCCTCCAGGGTTTGGGGATTCAGTTCCATACAGCGATAGACAAACTGGACTGAATTCACTTGCACCTTCTAGTTTGCAAAGCCCAACAGCATCTCGAGTTAGTAGAATGCAGGTGGAAGGAAATTATTTCAACCCTTCTTTGGTTGAACCTATAGGAAATGCTGACACGTCTGCCTATGAAAAGAAATATCATAGTTCTCCAGACATTTCTGCTCTTATCGCTGCTAGCAGGAACTATTACTTGAATGAGTCGAAGTTGGGTGGTCCTATTGGTTCCAGACCATCTGTTAGTAGGATGATGACTAGCCAGCAGCACCAGTATTTGAATCCCATCTCCAGAACGGCAGTTTCATCACCATTCAATGAGTTCTACCCACCCAATCTCCAGAGAGATGCACTCCCTCCTCAATCAAATTTGAGTTCAGGCAGCAAATCCCTTTGGTCTATGCAACCATATGAACAATTCTTTGGTACGCCAACCAGGGAATACAATCTAGGGGGACGAACAGTCCCTGACAAACCTGGCAGCGCTTCCCAAGAAGTTTTCCCTTGTGCTGAGGTAGAACGCAGGTTGTTACAATCTCTTCGATCATGTATCTTGAAGCTCCTGAAATTGGAAAACTCAGATTGGCTTTTCAGACTAAATGATGGATGTGACGAGGAACTAATTTATCAAGTTGCTACAACTGAGAAGAATATGTGCAAAGTGGTTGAGATGAATCATTTGGATTCTAGTGAACTTCGCCACTTGTCCCCTGAACGAAAGCTTAATTCAGTTCAGAGGAATGAGGAGGCAGACATCTCTTGCACTTTGTCGCTGCCTAATTGTGGAGATGGTTGTATATGGCGCACATCCCTTCTTGTGAGTTTTGGAGTGTGGTGCATTCATCGGATATTGGATCTGTCCCTTGTTGAAAGCCGGCCAGAGTTGTGGGGTAAATACACTTACGTGCTCAATCGTCTTCAG GGGATTCTTGATCTTGCATTTTCCAAACCCCGTTCTACGCTCAACACTTGCTCGTGTCTTGATGTACCACTGGAAGTTGCTGAGCCTTCCGACTCTCTTATGCTGTCAAAAATGATAAGTGGATCCTTCACAACTGCAGCTATGATTCTTGATATTATCAAAGAAGTTGAAATTTCAGTCTCGGGCCGAAAGGGTCGGACGGGCACAGCAGCAGGCGACGTTGCATTTCCCAAGGGGAAGGAGAACTTGGCATCTGTGCTGAAGCGTTACAAGCGCCGGCTCTCAAACAAGAGCGCCGGAGCACAGGAAGTTTCATTGCCCCGCAAGATTCATACGGCTCCAGTGCTATAA